A single region of the Actinomycetota bacterium genome encodes:
- a CDS encoding NAD(P)/FAD-dependent oxidoreductase produces MPTTRVCVIGAGLAGLAAAVALAEGGLEPLVLEARRRVGGRVHSRRLANGAVVELGAEFVEADHETLVATAARLGLAMAPAGMAYGDRDPRGGLGTDRATVLAEVARLRDLLTAPPAGGPGEPGPGGPDLLGPGRSVAEVLDGLPLDRAAREAIAARLQVSTGQPVGELAAAVLGHAGSSFSTRESLRVAGGNQRIALRLAERLPGAVHLGVPVQAVSWSGPGVRVAVEGAELDAEACLLAVPASVIGRIRFDPPLPDWKAGALGRVAYGHAAKLFVPLRRVPPPSAVLSVPDHYWTWTAKGADGAVQPVVSAFAGSAPALAALEVSAGPAAWRRRLAALRPDLDLDRGAVLSTWDDDPWIEAAYSTRTPAFRPGDPDLLARPVGPLHFAGEHTAGPWSGLMEGALRSGHRAATDLAAAHGG; encoded by the coding sequence GTGCCTACGACCCGGGTGTGCGTCATCGGGGCCGGCCTGGCCGGGCTGGCCGCGGCCGTGGCCCTGGCCGAGGGCGGGCTGGAGCCGCTGGTGCTGGAGGCCCGCCGGCGGGTCGGGGGGCGGGTCCACTCGCGGCGGCTGGCCAACGGCGCCGTGGTCGAGCTCGGGGCCGAGTTCGTCGAGGCCGACCACGAGACGCTGGTCGCCACCGCCGCCCGCCTGGGCCTGGCCATGGCCCCGGCCGGCATGGCCTACGGCGACCGCGACCCCCGCGGCGGCCTCGGCACCGACCGGGCCACCGTCCTGGCCGAGGTCGCCCGCCTCCGGGACCTGCTGACCGCGCCGCCCGCCGGCGGCCCCGGCGAGCCCGGCCCGGGCGGCCCCGACCTCCTGGGGCCCGGGCGGTCGGTGGCCGAGGTGCTGGACGGGCTGCCCCTCGACCGGGCCGCCCGCGAGGCCATCGCCGCCCGCCTGCAGGTGTCGACCGGCCAGCCGGTCGGGGAGCTGGCCGCGGCCGTCCTCGGCCACGCCGGCTCGAGCTTCTCGACCCGCGAGAGCCTCCGCGTCGCCGGCGGCAACCAGCGGATCGCCCTGCGGCTGGCCGAACGGCTCCCCGGCGCCGTCCACCTGGGCGTGCCCGTGCAGGCGGTCAGCTGGTCGGGCCCGGGCGTGCGGGTCGCGGTCGAGGGCGCCGAGCTGGACGCCGAGGCCTGCCTGCTGGCCGTGCCCGCCTCGGTCATCGGCCGGATCCGCTTCGATCCGCCCCTCCCGGACTGGAAGGCCGGCGCCCTCGGCCGGGTCGCCTACGGCCACGCGGCCAAGCTGTTCGTGCCCCTGCGCCGGGTGCCGCCGCCCAGCGCCGTCCTGTCCGTCCCCGACCACTACTGGACCTGGACCGCCAAGGGCGCCGACGGCGCCGTCCAGCCGGTGGTGAGCGCCTTCGCCGGCTCCGCCCCCGCCCTGGCCGCCCTGGAGGTCAGCGCCGGCCCGGCGGCCTGGCGCCGCCGCCTGGCCGCTCTCCGCCCCGACCTCGACCTCGACCGCGGCGCCGTCCTCTCCACCTGGGACGACGACCCCTGGATCGAGGCCGCCTACTCCACCCGCACCCCCGCCTTCCGCCCCGGCGACCCCGACCTCCTCGCCCGCCCCGTCGGCCCCCTCCACTTCGCCGGCGAGCACACCGCCGGCCCCTGGTCCGGCCTCATGGAAGGCGCCCTCCGCAGCGGCCACCGCGCCGCCACCGACCTGGCGGCCGCCCACGGCGGCTAG